TATATCCATCCGCAAAGTCGCAGAACTGTTTCAAGTGAGCAAAAGTACAGTACAAGCTCTACTCAAACAGCATCGGGAACAAGGGACACTTTTCCCATTACCCGCAACAGGAGGTAGAACCAGTCACTTACAGGGGCAAGAGAACCTGCTACGAAGCATGGTGACGAACCATCCTGACTATACATTGTCTGAATATTGCGAGGATTGGGCAGAC
This genomic stretch from Neosynechococcus sphagnicola sy1 harbors:
- a CDS encoding helix-turn-helix domain-containing protein, whose translation is MRAYSLELRQRIVNTYTAGNISIRKVAELFQVSKSTVQALLKQHREQGTLFPLPATGGRTSHLQGQENLLRSMVTNHPDYTLSEYCEDWADQTGEWVSQSTMCRWLQQQGLTLKKTT